The Methylobacterium durans nucleotide sequence CCGCCCGCCGCGAAGGCATTCGCCGCGAAGGTCGCGCGCGTGTTGAACGCGGAGAGCGGGCCGAGATTGGCGAGGAACACGGCCGGGCGGCGCCCGGTCTTCGCCAGATGGGCGTCGGAGGCGTCGCGCAACGCCTCGTAGGGCTCGGCGAGCCGGCCGGAGGGCAGGGCCTCGCAGGCGACCGCAGCGCCCGCGCCAAATCCGGAGGCGGGCGGCGCAGCGACCGGCGCCACGTCGAGGACCGTCACCGGCTTCTCGGCCAGGAAGGGGAACTCGGTGGCTCCCGTGAGCGCCTCGCGGCGGTTCGCGACGTTGCGAACCCGGGCCCCGCGCGTCTCCTCGATCCGACCCTGCAGCTTGCCAAGGCTGAGGCTGGCGACGATGCCGCCCTCGCGCTCGATGGCCTGGAAGGCGGCCCAGGCTGCCTCGGTCAGTTCGGCGGTCAGCGCTTCGAAGCCGCCGGCCCCGGCGGCCGGGTCGGAAACCTTGGCGAGGCTCGATTCCTCGATAAGCACGATCTGGCTGTTGCGGGCGACCCGGCGGGCGAACCCGTCCGGCAGGCCGAGCGCCTGCGTGTAGGGAAGGGCGGTCACAGAATCGGCCCCGCCGATGCCGGCAGCGAACGTGGCCATCGACACCCGCAGAATGTTCACGAAGGGGTCACGGCGGGTCATGTTCCGCCACGCCGTCTCGGCATGGATGCGCAGTGCCTTCGGTTCCAGGCCGCACGCCGCCTCGACGCGAGCCCAGAGGCGCCGCATCGCGCGGAACTTCGCGATCGTCAGGAATTCGTCTGCGTCCGCCACGAGCAGGACGCCGATCGCGTCGCGCGCCCGTGCGAGTTCGTGGCCGCCTGCCTCCAGCGCGCGCAGGTAGGCCACCGCCGTCGCGAGGGTTGCGGCGAGCTCCGCGGCCTCGCTGGCGCCCGCCTCGTGGTAGGGGCGCCCGTCGGCGAGGAGGGCGCGGCCTTTGAAGCCGGCGGCGTCGAAATCCGTTAGCGTCGCCGCGAGCTTAGGCGCGACCTCGCCCCAGACCGCCCCGAGGGTGCCGGTGGCAGCGAGCGTGCCGATCGGGTCGATGCCGAGGTCGAGGTCGAGATCCGCGAGCGCGTCTCCCCGGCGTTCGGCAAGGCTCTTCACGAGAGCGGCGGCTTCGAGGCCACGGGCGCCGGCATCGATGCGCAGCCCGATCAGCGGCAGCATCACGCCCGTCAGCGCAGCGTCGAGATCCTCGACGCGCGTCGCGGCGATGCCGTAACCGCGGGCAGCGGGCGCACCCGCGAAGACGAGGGTGAGGGCGTCGGCACCCCCTTCGAGATCGGCGAGAGCCTGGCCGCTGGCAGTCGCCGGGTCGGGATGGTCGACGCGCTGCGCGATCCGCCAGGGTCCGGGCGCGCGGGTCGGTTGCGCGGTGGGCTTGGCCGGCTCGTAGAGGGGATCGATCCGGATGCCGTCCGCGGTCTTGGCGACGAGGCGCTTCTCAAAATCGGCGCCCTTGAGCACGCCCTCGACGAGGCCGAGCCAGCGTTCGCGGGTCGCGGGCTCGAAGAGGTCGGCGAGCGGTCTGTCTTCCATCGAAAGTCCCTGCGCGGTCTGGGGCAGGCGCATGGGCGTGACAGCGCGCCCGCCATGTCATCCTGCCAAGTCTCGGGCAGAGCCCTGGCACGAGCTTTCAGCCGAGGCAATCGCCATGAAGGCGGATCGCGCGCTCAACCGAGGATGATCAGCCCCGCGAAGCCGAGCGAGCCCACGATGATGCGCCACCACGCGAACAACCAGAAGCCGTGGCGGGAGACGTAATCGAGCACCGTGCGCACCACGAAGAGCGCCGAGAAGAACGCCACCACGAAGCCGATCACGATCAGGCCGGCATCGTCCTTCGAGAGGTTCTTGTAATTGTCGAGGAGGTCCTTGGCGAAGGCACCCGCCATGGTCGGCATCGCGAGGTAGAACGAGAACTCGGTCGCCGACCGCTTGTCGGCGCCCATCAGCATCGCGCCGACGATGGTGGCGCCCGAGCGTGAGACCCCCGGGATCATGGCGAGGCACTGGAAGAGGCCGATCCGCAGGTCCATCGGCAGGGTGAAGTCGTAGACGTCGGTTTTCTTCACCTCCAGCTCCATGTCGTCGAGGACGAGGAGCACGAGGCCGCCGGCGACCAGCGTGGCGCAGACGATCCAGGGATTGAACAGGTAGTACTTGATCGCCTTCGAGAAGATGCCGCCGACGATGGCCGCGGGGAGGAACGCGATCAGGATCCCGACGACGAAGCGGCGCGCCTTGGGATCGCTCGGCAGCGCCGTCGCCACGCCGAGGAGGCGGCGGAAATACACCGCGAGGATCGCCAGGATCGCGCCGAGCTGGATCAGCACCTCGAAGGTGTTGTTCGGTGATTGGAAGCCGATGAAGTGCCCGACGAGGAGTTGGTGGCCCGTCGAGGAAACCGGGATGAACTCCGTGGCGCCTTCCACGACGGCGAGCACGACCGCCTTCGTGATGCTCATCGCATCCATCATCTCGCGCCTCGACTTCTCGGATGGGGCCGGCCCGCGGGCCTCGGCGGACGGATTCACGGCGCGGGACCGCACCAGCCGGCAGCGTTCGCCGATCAGGGTTGATCGGCGGTTACCGCCGCGACTTGAGCGTGTTAATGAGGCGGCAACGATCGAGCAATAACTCTCATCCCGCGCGCGGTCCGTCCGGGCCATGCGCTGGGCGCGTCCCGCCGGCTCATTCCCCGTCCGATCTCGGCCTCGATGGCGACGCTTCACCACTCTCCCTTCTGTCCCAACTCCCGCTTCATCCGCCTCGTGCTCGCCGAGATGGGCATGGAGCCGAGCCTCGTAGAGGAGCGGGCCTGGGAGCGGCGCGACGCCTTCCTCCTCATCAACCCGGCCGGCACAACGCCGGTCCTCGTGGAGCAGACCGGGCTCGCGGTGCCGGGCGCCGGCATCATCGCCGAGTATCTCGACGAGACGCGCGGCCTAGGCCTCAGCGGGCGGCGCCTTCTCCCCGAAGCGACGCCGGACCGCGTGGAGGTGCGCCGTCTGCTCGACTGGTTCCTCGTGAAGTTCCATGCCGAGGTTACCGGCTACCTCGTCCTGGAGAAGATCTCGAAGCGCTTCATGACGAGCGCGGACGGCGGTGGGCCGCCGGACATGAACGCGATCCGCGCCGCGCGCATCAACGTGCGCTATCACCTCCAGTATATCGGCTACCTGATGGAGCGCCGCCGCTGGATCGCGGGCGACCATCTGACCTATGCGGATCTCGCGGCAGCCGCCCACTTGAGCTGCGTGGATTATCTCGGCGACGTGCCATGGGACGAGAGCGAGATCGCGAGGGACTGGTACGCGCGGCTGAAGTCGCGCCCGTCCTTCCGCGCGCTTCTGGCCGACCGGGTGCCGGGCATGGCGCCGGCCGACCATTACGCGGACCTGGATTTCTGAACCCGCGACGCGTCCTCGACGGGAGCGACCTGCGCCGCCTCATCGAGGTGCGCGCCCGCGCGCTCGGCTTCGACATCCTGCGGGTCGCTCGTCCCGATTCCGCGCCCGAACTGCCGGACCGGCTGGCGGCGTGGCTCGACTCGGGCGCGCATGGCGAGATGGTCTGGATGGAGGAGCGGGCAGGCGCCCGCGCCGAGCCCGCGGGCCTGTGGCCGGAGGTACGCAGCGTCGTGATGCTCGGGATGAGTTATGCGCCCGAGAGGAACCCGCTCGACCTTCTCGCGCGGCGCGACCGGGGCGCCATCGCGGCCTACGCCCAGCGGCGCGACTATCACGAGGTGATGAAGGGCAAGCTGAAGGAACTCGGCGGCCTGCTCTCCGCGAAATCCGGCCGTCCGGTCAAGGTCTTCGTCGATACCGCGCCGGTGATGGAGAAGCCGCTGGCTCAGGCCGCGGGCCTCGGCTGGCAGGGCAAGCACACGGTGCTGATCTCGCGAGAGTTCGGCAATTGGCTGCTTCTCGGTGCCCTCTACAGCGCGGCCGATCTGGAACCCGACGCACCGGAGGCGGAGCATTGCGGCACCTGCCGCCGCTGCCTCGACATCTGCCCGACCGCGGCTTTCCCGGCGCCCTTCCGGCTCGATGCCCGCCGCTGCCTCTCCTACCTGACGATCGAGCACGCGGGCCCGATCCCGGTCGAATTCCGCGTCCCCATGGGCAACCGTGTCTTCGGCTGCGACGATTGTCTCGCGATCTGTCCCTGGAACAAGTTTGCCGAGACTTCGCGCGAGGGGCGGCTCGCTGCCCGGAACGATCTCGAGGCACCCGCCCTGCACGACCTCGCCCGCCTCGACGAGGCGGCCTTCCGGAGGCTCTTCGCGAACACGCCCGTCAAGCGCACGGGCCGCGACCGCTTCCTGCGCAACGTGCTCATTGCGATCGGAAATTCAGGCGATCCGGCTCTCTCCGACGAGGCCGTGCGCTGCCTCGACGACCCGGCGCCGATCGTCCGCGGCATGGCGGTCTGGGCCTGCGGGAGGCTGCTCGGATCGGAGGCTTGCGCGGAACTCTTCGCCCGGTCAGGGACGGGCGAGCCGGATGCGCATGTCCGCGCGGAGTGGCGCGCCGCGCTCGCGATGCCTGACGGGGAGATCCCACTTCCATGAACCTGTTCGTGTTCGGCCTCGGCTTCAGCGCCCGCCATTTCGCGCAGCGCGAGCGGGCCCGCTTCGCTGCGATCCGCGCCACGGTGACGGATCCTGACAAGGCACACGCGATCGAAGCCGAGACGGGCTTCTCGGTGAGGGCATTCGGGCCGGACGCGGACGATCCGCGCATCGCGGGCGATCTCGCCGACACCGACGTCCTGCTGATCTCGGCCCCGCCTGGGCCTGGGGGCGACACGGTGCTCGCGCGCTACGCCGGTGCCATCCGGGCGAGCCGGATCGGCTGGATCGGCTATCTCTCGACGATCGGCGTCTACGGCGATCAGGCTGGGGCCTGGATAGATGAATCGACGCAGGCCGACCCGAGGAGTGCACGCTCGAAAGAACGCCTCGCCGTGGAACGGGCTTGGCTCGCCCTCGGAGCCGAGACGGGCAAGCCCGTGCAGGTCTTCCGGCTCTCGGGGATCTACGGGCCGGGCCGGAACCCGTTCGTGAAGCTGCGCGAAGGCAAGGCGCAGCGAATCATCAAGGCTGGCCAGGTCTTCAACCGCATCCACGTCGATGACATCGCCTCGGCGCTCGCTGCCTCGCTCGACAGGCCGCGCCACGGTGCAATCTACAATGTGACGGACGATGAACCGGCGCCCCCGCAGGTCGTGACCGAGCACGCGGCGGAGCTCGCCGGCCTGCCGCTGCCGCCGGCGATCGATTTCGAGACGGCGGATTTGAGCCCAATGGCCCGCAGCTTCTATGGGGAGAACAAGCGCGTCCGAAACCGCCTGTTGCGGGACGAACTCGGCGTCGCCCTGCGATACCCGACCTACCGCGAAGGTCTCGCTGCGCTGAGGGACGACGCGGCCGCGTGACGGTCAGGCCGCGCGCCGGTTCGCGGCCGGCCCGAAATGACCGAGATAGCGTGCCGCGATCGCGGTGACGGGAAGCACGACGAACACGTCGGTGGTGCCGAATTGGTAGTCGACCACGGCACCGTCGCCGAAGGTGGCGCCGACCCGGAGATAGCCCTTGATCAGAGGCGGCAGGGCCTGCAGCGCCGCCTTCGGGTCGACGGCTTCACGGGCGAGCCGGTCCATCCGCACGTAGCGACCGGGCAGCGCCTGCGCGCACCAACTCTCCGGCGCTCGGGCGTGGTGATGCAGGAAGCTCAAGGGCAGCGCGAGGCGCTCCGGATCGGTGCCCTCCAGGCTCGCGCAGCCGATCAGCGCGTCGATCCGGTGGTGCAGCACGTAGGCGTAGATCCCGTGCCAGAGAAGTTCGACGGTGCGCTTGGTGCGGTAGGGCTTGAGCACGCATGAGCGGCCGAGTTCAAGCAGCCGCTTGCCGGGATTAGACGCCAGAAGCGGTGCGATGTCGTATTCGCCGGCCGTGTAGAAGCCGAAATGCCGATCTGCGATGTCCTGCCGGAGCAGGCGATAGGTGCCCACCACCTTCGGCCGCGGCTTGCGGAACGGTTTCGCCTCGGTTGCCGCATGGTCGATGACGAGGAGGTGATCGCAGACGGCGTCGTAATCGTCGACGTCCCGGCGCGAGAGCATCGCCATCCCGCTCGGCATCGCCGCCATCTCCTCGTAGAAGACGCTGAAGCGCAGGCGCTGGGCGCGGCGGATCTCGGATTTCTTGGTGGCGAGCCGAACTTCCAGGCTTCCGATCCGGCCGAGGCTCGGGTCGAGGCCGGGGGTCGCGAGCGGCGCCTTGAAACGCTCGCCGAAGCGGATCGGCGTCGCGCCGGGCGGGATGAGGCTGCGGCCGCCGAAGCCGGGCAGGCCCGCCTCGGCGCTCCGCTGCTTGAGACGGGTGATCGGTCCGCTGACGCCCTTCTCCCCGCTGTTAAGCCACACCGCGGAAGCGCCTCGCGCGAAGTTCGCGACCATGGTTCAGCCTGCCCTCGGGCGTTGGCGGGACCCATCCCCTCGGGATGGCCGGTCCCGGCCTCGCGGATGCGACAACACCACGAAGCGCGCACGCTTTTATGACAGCCGCGCGCCTTGCGCATCAAGGACTTGGCGGCCGACGAGATTCGGTCCGGAACCGGCCGCGGATGCGTAGCCGCCGAAGGGTGGCGGGCGCGCCGGTCGTCTCAGACGAATTGATTGAGGCCCGGGATCGATCCGACAATCGGTCCCATCACGTCTTCGCCCGCCTTCTCGCGGCCGTAGGCGAAGAGTTCGTGGCCGAGAGGCTGCATCTGACCCATCGGCACGCCCGCCGACATCAGCTTCTGGCCCAGCGCCATCACGCCGCCGCCCATCATGCCGCCGAGCATGCCCATCAGGCCGCCGCCTCCCTCCGCGCCGTTCGACTCGGCGATCAGGCTCTCCGAGCCCGGCATCGCGGCGATCAGCTGGTTCACCTCGGCCGCCGGCCCCTCCTTTTGCAGGAAGGCCAGGATGTGGCCGATCGCGGTCTGCGCCGTCGCGGCATCGAGTCCCGTGCGAGCGGTGACGCGGGCAATCAGTTCTTCCATCGGGGCGGGCTCCTGAGGGTACGGTATCCTCCGTCCTTCGGGCCTGTGCCCCGCGAAATCAAGCCGCCCCGGCGTCAAGATCTGGAAAACGCGGCGTCGCAGCGGCATAACCTTGAGCACGATCGATCGGGCGAGGGCGCGATGGCGGACGATGGCACGATTCTCATCGGCAAGAGCAGCGGCGACACCGGCAAGCCCGAGCGCCTGACGCTCCGGCTCGCCAACCGTCACGGGCTGGTCGCGGGCGCCACGGGCACCGGCAAGACCGTCACCCTCCAAGTCATGGCGGAGGGCTTCTCGAATGCCGGCGTCCCCGTCTTCGCCGCCGACATCAAGGGCGATCTCTCGGGTCTCGCGGCCGCCGGCGAGGCGAAGCCCGTCTTCGTGAAGCGGGCCGAGGAACTCGGCATCGCCTACGAGCCGGACCGCTTCCCGACCGTGTTCTGGGACCTGTTCGGAGAGCAGGGGCACCCGATCCGCTGCACCGTGATGGAGATGGGTCCGCTCCTGCTGGCGCGGCTTCTCGAGCTCAACGACACGCAGGAAGGCGTCCTCAACATCGCCTTCCGGGTCGCCGACCAGAACCAATGGCCGGTCCTCGACCTCAAGGACCTGCGCGCGCTCCTGACTTTCCTCACCGAGAACCTGAAGGAGATCTCGGGCACCTACGGCAACGTCTCGGCCGCGAGCGTCGGCGCGATCCAGCGCCAGCTCCTGATGCTGGAAAATCAGGGAGCCGACAAATTTTTCGGCGAGCCTGCGCTGAACCTCGCCGACTTCATGCGCACGGACCGCGAGGGCCGCGGGGTGGTCAACATCCTCGCTGCCGACAAGCTGATGCAGAAGCCGCGACTCTACGCCTCATTCCTGCTCTGGATGCTGTCCGAACTGTTCGAGGAGCTGCCCGAGGTCGGCGATCTCGACAAGCCGAAGCTGGTCTTCTTCTTCGACGAGGCGCATCTCCTCTTCAACGACGCGCCCAAATCCCTGCTCGACGCGGTCGAGCAGGTGGTCCGCCTCATCCGTTCGAAGGGCGTCGGCGTCTACTTCGTGACCCAGAATCCCCTCGACGTGCCGGAGACGGTGCTGGGCCAGCTCGGCAACCGGGTTCAGCACGCCTTGCGCGCCTTCACCCCCCGCGACCAGCGCGCCGTCAGGGCCGCCGCCGAGACCTTCCGGCAGAACCCCGGCTTCGACGTCGCCAAGGCGATCACCGAACTCGGCGTCGGCGAGGCGCTGGTGAGCTTCCTGGAGGCGAAGGGCACGCCCTCGGTGGTCGAGCGCGCGCTGATCGCGCCGCCGCAGGGTCGTGTCGGCCCGCTGACGGCGGCCGAGCGCACCGACCTCATCGCCAAGAGCCCGCTGCGAGGCAAGTACGACGAGACCGTCGACAACGAGAGCGCGTACGAGATGCTCGCCAAGCGGAAGGGCCTCGATTCGGCGCCGGCCGAGGCCGCGCAGGGCTCGGAAGGCGGCCTCGGCGGGCTGCTCGGCAGCCTCGGCGGGATGCTGGGCGGCGTCCTCGGCTCGAAGCCGGCGCCGCAAGGCAAGGGCGGCCGCCGCCCACCCCCGAGCCTCGCCGAGCAGGTGATGACGAACGCCGCGCGCTCCATGGCGCGTTCGGTCGGCACGCAGGTCGGCAACGCCATCCTCCGGAATGTGCTCGGCGGCCTGATGAAGAAGTAGAGCGTCGGCAGGGCGCAAAAGATTGACAATCGCGGCCGCTCCGGCCTATCCACCGGCCACCACGCGCGGCTTCCTCGCAGAAGTCCGCGCGTTTCGCGTTTCGCCGCGGGCCATCCTGCCGGTCGGGACGAACTGATAAAAAGCCGGTCCAGGGGGTGACCCCGGAGGCCGATCGGAACACGAGAGAGAACGATGTTCGCAGTCATCAAGACCGGCGGCAAGCAGTACCGCGTCGCCGCCAACGACACCATCACCATCGCCAGCCTCGAGGGCGAGGCGGGTTCCAGCGTCACCTTCGGCGAGGTGCTGCTGTTCACGGACGGGGACGCCACCCAGGTCGGCGCACCGCTCCTGTCGGGCATCAGCGTCACCGGCGAGATCGTGTCCCACGGCCGCGACAAGAAGGTGATCGCTTTCAAGAAGCGCCGTCGGCAGAACTCGCGCCGCAAGCGCGGCCACCGGCAGCATCACACGGTCGTGCGCATCACCGGCATCGATGCCGGCTCGAAGAGCGCCAAGGGCTGAGCCCGGCTCGCCCCGACCCCACTCGTATCCGGAGTAGATTCCCATGGCACACAAGAAAGCAGGCGGTTCGTCTCGCAACGGCCGCGACTCGGAAGGCCGGCGCCTCGGCGTCAAGAAGTTCGGCTCTGAGGCCGTAATTCCGGGCAACATCATCGTCCGGCAGCGCGGCACGAAGTGGCACCCCGGGAACAACGTCGGCATGGGCAAGGATCACACCCTGTTCGCCCTCACCGAGGGCCGGGTGCGCTTCGAGACGAGGCGCGGCCGCGCCTTCGTGGCGGTCGTACCGGTGCAAGAGGCGGCCGAGTAAGCAGCGGACAAGCTCGACGGACGAGGGAGCTTCCCGCCGGTGTCCCACACCGAACCGGCGGATCCGAAGCTTCCTCGAGGGCCTGACAGAAGGCCCGGGTTGCGAACGGAACGCAGGGGAGGATGGGATGCCATCTTCCCCTTTCTTCGTCCGAAGGTCTGAGGCGGTTCTTCCGCCCGCGCCCGGAGCCCGCGACGATGTTCCCCGATCTCACCCGCGACGACGTCTTCCGCCTGGAGACCCGGCGGCTCTGGCTGCGCTGGCCCTGCGCCGCCGATGCCGAGGCGATCGTGGATCTGGCCGGCGACCGGGCCGTGTCCGAGATGACGGCCCGGATCCCGCATCCGCTCGACCGAACGACGGTGGATGGGTTCGTCGTGAAGTCGCGCTGGGGCAATACGGAGGGCCGCTCGCTCGTCATGGCGATCGCGCCGCGCGGCCGTCCACAGAGCCTGATCGGAATCGTCGCGATCGAGCCCGATCCCGGGGCGGCCGGTCCCCATCTCGGCTACTGGCTCGGCGCCGCGCACTGGAACAACGGCCTCGTCACGGAGGCCGTGGGCGCGATGGTGGAGGCGTTCTTCGCCTACACGCCCGGGCAGGTGCTGACCTCCGCGGTCCGCGTCGAGAACGTGGCCTCCCGGCGCGTCCTGCAGAAATGCGGGTTCGCGCACGAGGGCTCCGCGCTCGCGCCCTTCCCGGCGCGGGGCGGCGACCTCCCCGTCGACAGGTTCCGCCTCGACCGGCGGACTTGGCAACGCCGGAACGTCGGCGTCGGCGCAGCATTCACGCAGAGATCGGTGCTCCTCGCGGTGCACGCCTGATCCCGGTCGGACGTTCCTGGCATCGGGACCGTCCGACCCACACCTTGCAGAGTTCCGGCCGCGGGCATGCATCGCGGTCGAAGCCCCGATGACGAGCCAGACGCCGTGAAATTCCTCGATGAAGCCAAGGTCTATGTCCGCTCCGGCGACGGGGGTGCGGGCTGTGTCTCGTTCCGGCGGGAGAAGTTCATCGAGTTCGGCGGCCCGAACGGCGGCGACGGCGGACGCGGCGGCGACGTCTGGGTGGAGTGCGTCGAGGGGCTCAACACGCTGATCGACTACCGCTACCAGCAGCATTTCAAGGCCCGGAAGGGCGAGCACGGCATGGGCTCGAACCGCCACGGCGCCAAGGGTGCGGACGTGGTGCTGAAGGTCCCGGCGGGCACCGAGATCCTCGCGGAGGACGGCGAGACGCTGATCGCGGACATGACCGAGATCGGCCAGCGGGTGCGCCTCGCCAAGGGC carries:
- a CDS encoding methylmalonyl-CoA mutase subunit beta, yielding MEDRPLADLFEPATRERWLGLVEGVLKGADFEKRLVAKTADGIRIDPLYEPAKPTAQPTRAPGPWRIAQRVDHPDPATASGQALADLEGGADALTLVFAGAPAARGYGIAATRVEDLDAALTGVMLPLIGLRIDAGARGLEAAALVKSLAERRGDALADLDLDLGIDPIGTLAATGTLGAVWGEVAPKLAATLTDFDAAGFKGRALLADGRPYHEAGASEAAELAATLATAVAYLRALEAGGHELARARDAIGVLLVADADEFLTIAKFRAMRRLWARVEAACGLEPKALRIHAETAWRNMTRRDPFVNILRVSMATFAAGIGGADSVTALPYTQALGLPDGFARRVARNSQIVLIEESSLAKVSDPAAGAGGFEALTAELTEAAWAAFQAIEREGGIVASLSLGKLQGRIEETRGARVRNVANRREALTGATEFPFLAEKPVTVLDVAPVAAPPASGFGAGAAVACEALPSGRLAEPYEALRDASDAHLAKTGRRPAVFLANLGPLSAFNTRATFAANAFAAGGIEALGNDGFSDVDALAEAFRASGTSLACLCSSDKIYADHAVAAAEALLRVDGATIYVAGKPGELVDPLNAAGVQAFVHAGCDLQTLLSEALKRATRG
- a CDS encoding undecaprenyl-diphosphate phosphatase, with product MDAMSITKAVVLAVVEGATEFIPVSSTGHQLLVGHFIGFQSPNNTFEVLIQLGAILAILAVYFRRLLGVATALPSDPKARRFVVGILIAFLPAAIVGGIFSKAIKYYLFNPWIVCATLVAGGLVLLVLDDMELEVKKTDVYDFTLPMDLRIGLFQCLAMIPGVSRSGATIVGAMLMGADKRSATEFSFYLAMPTMAGAFAKDLLDNYKNLSKDDAGLIVIGFVVAFFSALFVVRTVLDYVSRHGFWLFAWWRIIVGSLGFAGLIILG
- a CDS encoding glutathione S-transferase family protein, translated to MATLHHSPFCPNSRFIRLVLAEMGMEPSLVEERAWERRDAFLLINPAGTTPVLVEQTGLAVPGAGIIAEYLDETRGLGLSGRRLLPEATPDRVEVRRLLDWFLVKFHAEVTGYLVLEKISKRFMTSADGGGPPDMNAIRAARINVRYHLQYIGYLMERRRWIAGDHLTYADLAAAAHLSCVDYLGDVPWDESEIARDWYARLKSRPSFRALLADRVPGMAPADHYADLDF
- the queG gene encoding tRNA epoxyqueuosine(34) reductase QueG; translated protein: MRARALGFDILRVARPDSAPELPDRLAAWLDSGAHGEMVWMEERAGARAEPAGLWPEVRSVVMLGMSYAPERNPLDLLARRDRGAIAAYAQRRDYHEVMKGKLKELGGLLSAKSGRPVKVFVDTAPVMEKPLAQAAGLGWQGKHTVLISREFGNWLLLGALYSAADLEPDAPEAEHCGTCRRCLDICPTAAFPAPFRLDARRCLSYLTIEHAGPIPVEFRVPMGNRVFGCDDCLAICPWNKFAETSREGRLAARNDLEAPALHDLARLDEAAFRRLFANTPVKRTGRDRFLRNVLIAIGNSGDPALSDEAVRCLDDPAPIVRGMAVWACGRLLGSEACAELFARSGTGEPDAHVRAEWRAALAMPDGEIPLP
- a CDS encoding SDR family oxidoreductase: MNLFVFGLGFSARHFAQRERARFAAIRATVTDPDKAHAIEAETGFSVRAFGPDADDPRIAGDLADTDVLLISAPPGPGGDTVLARYAGAIRASRIGWIGYLSTIGVYGDQAGAWIDESTQADPRSARSKERLAVERAWLALGAETGKPVQVFRLSGIYGPGRNPFVKLREGKAQRIIKAGQVFNRIHVDDIASALAASLDRPRHGAIYNVTDDEPAPPQVVTEHAAELAGLPLPPAIDFETADLSPMARSFYGENKRVRNRLLRDELGVALRYPTYREGLAALRDDAAA
- a CDS encoding GNAT family N-acetyltransferase yields the protein MVANFARGASAVWLNSGEKGVSGPITRLKQRSAEAGLPGFGGRSLIPPGATPIRFGERFKAPLATPGLDPSLGRIGSLEVRLATKKSEIRRAQRLRFSVFYEEMAAMPSGMAMLSRRDVDDYDAVCDHLLVIDHAATEAKPFRKPRPKVVGTYRLLRQDIADRHFGFYTAGEYDIAPLLASNPGKRLLELGRSCVLKPYRTKRTVELLWHGIYAYVLHHRIDALIGCASLEGTDPERLALPLSFLHHHARAPESWCAQALPGRYVRMDRLAREAVDPKAALQALPPLIKGYLRVGATFGDGAVVDYQFGTTDVFVVLPVTAIAARYLGHFGPAANRRAA
- a CDS encoding DUF2267 domain-containing protein, which codes for MEELIARVTARTGLDAATAQTAIGHILAFLQKEGPAAEVNQLIAAMPGSESLIAESNGAEGGGGLMGMLGGMMGGGVMALGQKLMSAGVPMGQMQPLGHELFAYGREKAGEDVMGPIVGSIPGLNQFV
- a CDS encoding helicase HerA-like domain-containing protein, with protein sequence MADDGTILIGKSSGDTGKPERLTLRLANRHGLVAGATGTGKTVTLQVMAEGFSNAGVPVFAADIKGDLSGLAAAGEAKPVFVKRAEELGIAYEPDRFPTVFWDLFGEQGHPIRCTVMEMGPLLLARLLELNDTQEGVLNIAFRVADQNQWPVLDLKDLRALLTFLTENLKEISGTYGNVSAASVGAIQRQLLMLENQGADKFFGEPALNLADFMRTDREGRGVVNILAADKLMQKPRLYASFLLWMLSELFEELPEVGDLDKPKLVFFFDEAHLLFNDAPKSLLDAVEQVVRLIRSKGVGVYFVTQNPLDVPETVLGQLGNRVQHALRAFTPRDQRAVRAAAETFRQNPGFDVAKAITELGVGEALVSFLEAKGTPSVVERALIAPPQGRVGPLTAAERTDLIAKSPLRGKYDETVDNESAYEMLAKRKGLDSAPAEAAQGSEGGLGGLLGSLGGMLGGVLGSKPAPQGKGGRRPPPSLAEQVMTNAARSMARSVGTQVGNAILRNVLGGLMKK
- the rplU gene encoding 50S ribosomal protein L21, producing MFAVIKTGGKQYRVAANDTITIASLEGEAGSSVTFGEVLLFTDGDATQVGAPLLSGISVTGEIVSHGRDKKVIAFKKRRRQNSRRKRGHRQHHTVVRITGIDAGSKSAKG
- the rpmA gene encoding 50S ribosomal protein L27 yields the protein MAHKKAGGSSRNGRDSEGRRLGVKKFGSEAVIPGNIIVRQRGTKWHPGNNVGMGKDHTLFALTEGRVRFETRRGRAFVAVVPVQEAAE
- a CDS encoding GNAT family N-acetyltransferase; the encoded protein is MFPDLTRDDVFRLETRRLWLRWPCAADAEAIVDLAGDRAVSEMTARIPHPLDRTTVDGFVVKSRWGNTEGRSLVMAIAPRGRPQSLIGIVAIEPDPGAAGPHLGYWLGAAHWNNGLVTEAVGAMVEAFFAYTPGQVLTSAVRVENVASRRVLQKCGFAHEGSALAPFPARGGDLPVDRFRLDRRTWQRRNVGVGAAFTQRSVLLAVHA